The following coding sequences lie in one Synechococcus sp. PCC 7336 genomic window:
- a CDS encoding 5'-methylthioadenosine/adenosylhomocysteine nucleosidase, which yields MAKTAAIGIIGAMPEEIARLRSRLEHSREVTILQRQFYCGQLQGQSVVLVQSGIGKARSAITATVLATHFGVRGLIVTGVAGALRSGLKAGDVAIACEGREHDFGTAKPDGFELGLAFLPGQEYRPIAAISDYYDLALELARKETAFELVAGKTQTPQVFAGVVATGDVFVADPQLRDRIYQLTRADVVEMEGTAVLRVAQAAEIPCVLVRTVSDGGSSEEFLDFFAAVASNSAAITEAILTALSGTARLDR from the coding sequence ATGGCAAAGACTGCTGCGATCGGCATTATTGGGGCGATGCCGGAAGAAATTGCCCGCTTGCGATCGCGTCTGGAACATTCTAGAGAAGTGACGATTTTACAGCGCCAATTTTACTGCGGCCAGTTGCAGGGTCAGTCGGTGGTGTTGGTGCAAAGCGGCATCGGCAAAGCGCGATCGGCGATTACGGCAACCGTGTTGGCCACCCATTTTGGAGTGCGGGGTTTGATTGTGACGGGGGTGGCGGGGGCATTGCGATCTGGTCTGAAGGCGGGGGATGTGGCGATCGCCTGCGAAGGTCGGGAACACGATTTTGGCACGGCGAAACCGGATGGATTTGAGTTGGGGCTGGCCTTTTTACCCGGCCAAGAATACCGCCCCATTGCCGCCATATCGGACTATTACGATCTCGCACTAGAGCTGGCCCGCAAGGAGACTGCCTTTGAATTGGTGGCGGGTAAGACTCAAACTCCGCAGGTGTTTGCAGGAGTGGTGGCCACTGGGGATGTGTTTGTGGCCGATCCGCAATTGCGCGATCGCATCTACCAGCTCACGCGAGCGGATGTGGTGGAGATGGAGGGCACTGCCGTATTGAGAGTGGCGCAGGCTGCCGAGATTCCGTGCGTATTGGTGCGCACGGTCAGCGATGGCGGCAGCAGCGAGGAATTCCTCGATTTTTTCGCGGCAGTTGCCAGCAACTCCGCTGCCATTACTGAAGCGATTCTGACGGCCCTGTCAGGTACTGCGAGACTCGATCGCTAA
- a CDS encoding TerB family tellurite resistance protein — protein sequence MDSSAQHHLTLKILIGSAWADGVLKPEEEEYLAVLLQRYGEEYDRELKHLLAKPVSLQLTERWMTEYLYDSTAEERQQLLGAIGTMMFADRNISEEEHLLLDDFHAMMADIPAHAEAPELVKSIGRFVKSAIGKVTGHPSA from the coding sequence ATGGATAGCTCGGCTCAACACCATCTCACCCTCAAAATTTTAATTGGCTCCGCTTGGGCCGATGGCGTTCTCAAACCAGAGGAAGAAGAGTATCTCGCGGTTTTGCTGCAACGGTATGGAGAAGAGTACGATCGCGAACTCAAACACCTACTTGCAAAGCCTGTCTCCCTGCAGCTCACCGAACGCTGGATGACTGAATATCTCTACGATTCCACCGCCGAAGAACGACAGCAGTTGTTGGGGGCGATCGGCACCATGATGTTTGCCGATCGCAATATCTCTGAGGAAGAACACCTGCTCTTGGACGACTTTCACGCCATGATGGCCGACATTCCCGCCCATGCTGAAGCGCCGGAGCTGGTCAAATCTATCGGGCGATTTGTCAAATCGGCGATCGGCAAAGTGACGGGCCACCCTTCCGCTTGA
- the gatB gene encoding Asp-tRNA(Asn)/Glu-tRNA(Gln) amidotransferase subunit GatB: protein MTTAAPVKTEYEAVIGLETHCQLSTQTKIFSGSSTQFGAPPNTHIDPVCMGLPGTLPVLNQKVLEYAVKTGLALNCTIARYSKFDRKQYFYPDLPKNYQISQFDLPIAEHGCLDIQLEDGSQKRIGITRLHMEEDAGKLVHAGSDRLAGSTHSLVDYNRAGIPLVEIVSEPDIRSALEAAEYAQELRRIIRYLGVGDGNMQEGSLRCDVNISVRPKGTEAFGIKVEIKNMNSFSAIQKAIEYEFKRQVKMVEAGEPIVQETRLWDENTQRTTSMRTKEGSSDYRYFPEPDLLPIRISEAQLQEWGQLPELPQAKRNRYINEYGLSVYDARYLSDDRDTAAYFEATVAVGADPKAAANWIMSDIAKYLNDRKLGYPDIALKPETLAELIGLIDTGTISSKIAKEILPELLERGGTAKGLVAAKGLTQISDVGALESQIDEIVAANPKQVEQYRAGKTKLLGFFVGQLMKQTQGRADPQLANQLIAEKLKAQSDG from the coding sequence ATGACAACTGCTGCACCCGTCAAAACTGAGTACGAAGCAGTGATCGGTTTAGAAACCCACTGCCAGCTCTCCACCCAAACCAAGATTTTCTCCGGTAGCTCCACCCAGTTTGGGGCTCCCCCCAATACCCACATCGACCCTGTCTGCATGGGCTTGCCGGGAACCTTACCCGTGCTCAACCAAAAGGTGCTGGAATATGCGGTCAAGACAGGCTTGGCCCTCAACTGCACCATCGCCCGCTACAGCAAGTTCGATCGCAAGCAGTATTTCTATCCAGACCTGCCCAAAAATTATCAAATTTCCCAGTTCGACCTACCGATCGCCGAGCACGGCTGCCTCGACATTCAGCTAGAGGACGGCAGCCAAAAGCGAATCGGCATCACCCGCCTCCATATGGAAGAAGATGCGGGCAAATTGGTCCATGCCGGGAGCGATCGCTTAGCTGGCTCCACCCATTCGCTGGTGGACTACAACCGGGCGGGCATTCCCTTGGTGGAAATTGTCTCCGAACCGGACATTCGCAGCGCTCTAGAAGCAGCAGAATACGCTCAGGAATTGCGCCGCATTATCCGCTATCTCGGGGTAGGGGACGGCAATATGCAAGAAGGCTCGCTGCGCTGCGATGTCAATATCTCCGTCCGTCCCAAAGGCACAGAGGCATTTGGCATCAAAGTCGAAATTAAGAATATGAACTCGTTTAGCGCCATCCAAAAGGCGATCGAGTACGAGTTTAAGCGTCAGGTCAAAATGGTGGAAGCGGGCGAGCCGATCGTGCAAGAAACTCGCCTGTGGGACGAAAATACCCAACGCACGACTAGCATGCGCACCAAAGAGGGATCTAGCGACTATCGCTACTTCCCCGAGCCCGACTTGCTGCCCATTCGCATCTCCGAGGCTCAGTTGCAAGAATGGGGGCAATTGCCCGAATTGCCCCAGGCAAAGCGCAATCGCTACATCAACGAGTACGGTCTCTCGGTCTATGACGCGCGCTATCTCTCGGACGACAGAGACACAGCAGCCTACTTCGAGGCCACAGTAGCAGTCGGAGCCGATCCGAAGGCTGCGGCCAACTGGATCATGAGCGATATCGCTAAATATCTAAACGATCGCAAGCTGGGATATCCCGATATTGCTCTCAAACCCGAAACGCTAGCGGAATTGATTGGCCTGATCGATACTGGCACCATCAGCAGCAAAATTGCCAAAGAAATCTTGCCCGAGCTGCTCGAACGGGGGGGGACGGCCAAGGGGCTCGTGGCCGCCAAGGGGCTGACGCAAATTTCGGATGTGGGGGCGCTAGAGAGTCAAATTGACGAGATCGTGGCGGCCAATCCCAAGCAGGTGGAGCAATACCGAGCGGGCAAAACCAAACTGTTGGGCTTCTTTGTCGGCCAATTGATGAAGCAAACCCAAGGTCGAGCCGATCCTCAGTTGGCCAATCAACTGATTGCCGAGAAGTTGAAAGCTCAATCGGACGGATAG
- a CDS encoding CBS domain-containing protein, whose protein sequence is MTQTVADVMTANPICVRPETPLREAVQILAEKRIRGVPVCDRDGQLVGMLSESDLMQRESGVSPRPFVMFLDLAIYLKNPKDYEKELHKVFGETVGEVMSDRPQSVPPDCPLPEAAQQLAAKNVNSLLVVDRDRHLLGIVTRGDVVRAMASE, encoded by the coding sequence ATGACCCAAACGGTTGCAGATGTGATGACGGCAAACCCCATTTGCGTGAGGCCAGAAACCCCCCTGCGAGAGGCAGTTCAGATTTTAGCTGAAAAGCGAATTAGGGGCGTACCCGTGTGCGATCGCGACGGTCAGTTAGTGGGAATGCTCTCCGAATCCGATTTGATGCAAAGGGAATCGGGGGTATCGCCGCGTCCGTTTGTGATGTTTTTGGACTTGGCCATCTATCTCAAGAACCCGAAGGATTACGAGAAAGAGCTGCACAAGGTGTTTGGCGAGACGGTGGGGGAAGTGATGAGCGATCGCCCTCAATCTGTCCCGCCCGATTGTCCGCTGCCCGAAGCTGCCCAGCAGTTAGCCGCTAAAAATGTGAATAGCCTATTGGTGGTGGATCGCGATCGGCACCTGTTAGGCATTGTCACCCGTGGCGATGTGGTACGGGCGATGGCAAGTGAATAA
- a CDS encoding ISL3 family transposase: MSARRAAWLILKRSENFDTEEETLLEKLCQQPELADAIALAQGFIELVRKRLPDNLDDWPERARTSSIKVFQSFAKGLKDDYDAVKAGLTLDVSNGPLRG, encoded by the coding sequence TTGAGTGCTCGGCGAGCGGCTTGGCTTATTTTGAAGCGCTCGGAAAACTTCGATACTGAGGAGGAAACACTTCTGGAGAAACTATGCCAACAGCCTGAGCTAGCGGATGCGATCGCCCTCGCGCAAGGGTTCATTGAACTGGTGCGCAAACGGCTGCCTGACAATCTCGACGATTGGCCCGAACGAGCTCGGACCAGCTCGATTAAGGTATTTCAGAGTTTTGCTAAGGGTCTGAAGGATGACTACGATGCGGTTAAAGCGGGTCTGACTCTCGATGTCAGCAATGGACCGTTGAGGGGCTAA
- a CDS encoding FAD-dependent monooxygenase, which translates to MKQLLYLELPTPDTAAVCTWLQQLPTALAPASATVEPTPDGIRLTARSATLACFTWTVQNTTYLKLFQWSERLFPQQDRWIEQFSTALRQAFPYRPPQLPDLDLSQTDIFTALEPHYPLTAKYFRKIPNGEFDLQRVYWWEKRWRESVASGFAARVDVKTQPIVRSAPKVKQADSSWDVVVVGGALGALSAAMLARLGYKVALVERLKFGRMNREWNISRSELQALVDVGLLSAAEVESLILREYRDGFNLFFQGNVPERAKSPVLHTPTVLNIALDSDRLLQLCGEKLVAAGGQIFERTEFERGYVGQKSITLKLRNLETDEVQHLRARLMLDAMGTASPVAQQINAGRAFDSVCPTVGAVIEGGFEPGVWDSDYGDVLFSHGDISRGRQLIWELFPGKGDDLTFYLFHYHQIHPENPGSLLEMYEDFFQILPEYRRCDVEKLQWGKATFGYIPGRFTSNASDRRTGYDRVLAIGDAASLQSPLIFTGFGSLVRNLPRVTDLLHTALQYDLLSGEDLSRISTYQSNIAVTWLFSRGMMVPTGESLSPERVNAMLSTFFGILGEESPAVADAFVKDRAGWIPFTRMALRAARRNPALLVWIWEMVGWEGMLRWLPSYLAFTLGALQSFLFGWVPAIAPRLEAILLPRYPRLWHRLQAWSYLLTYGVGNPAMRFQLPPLAELVEAEREAEAPSSVGADSEGATVS; encoded by the coding sequence ATGAAACAACTGCTCTACCTCGAACTCCCCACTCCCGATACCGCCGCCGTTTGTACTTGGCTGCAGCAACTCCCAACCGCGCTCGCCCCGGCAAGCGCGACAGTTGAGCCTACCCCTGACGGTATCCGCCTCACTGCGAGAAGCGCGACCCTAGCCTGCTTCACCTGGACGGTCCAAAACACCACCTACCTCAAACTCTTCCAGTGGTCCGAGCGCCTGTTTCCCCAGCAAGATCGATGGATCGAGCAATTCTCTACCGCCCTTCGCCAAGCTTTTCCCTATCGGCCCCCTCAACTGCCCGACCTCGATCTATCCCAAACCGACATCTTCACCGCCCTAGAACCCCACTATCCCCTCACCGCCAAATACTTCCGCAAAATTCCCAATGGCGAATTCGATTTGCAGCGGGTGTATTGGTGGGAAAAACGCTGGCGGGAGAGCGTTGCCTCTGGATTCGCGGCCCGAGTCGATGTCAAAACGCAGCCCATTGTTCGCAGTGCTCCGAAAGTCAAACAAGCCGACTCCAGTTGGGATGTGGTGGTGGTCGGGGGGGCACTGGGGGCTCTGAGTGCTGCCATGCTGGCCCGCTTGGGCTATAAAGTCGCACTGGTGGAGCGGCTGAAGTTCGGTCGTATGAACCGGGAGTGGAATATTTCTCGCAGCGAATTGCAGGCACTGGTGGATGTGGGGTTGCTCTCGGCTGCAGAGGTGGAAAGCCTGATTCTGAGGGAGTATCGGGATGGGTTCAATCTATTCTTTCAGGGGAATGTGCCCGAGCGGGCCAAGTCGCCGGTACTCCACACGCCGACGGTGCTCAACATTGCCCTCGACAGCGATCGCCTCTTGCAATTGTGTGGTGAAAAGCTTGTGGCAGCGGGAGGCCAAATCTTCGAGCGCACCGAATTCGAGCGGGGGTATGTGGGCCAAAAGAGCATTACCCTCAAGCTGCGCAATCTAGAGACGGATGAGGTGCAACACCTGCGGGCTCGCCTCATGCTGGATGCGATGGGAACGGCTTCCCCTGTCGCGCAGCAAATCAATGCGGGTCGAGCTTTTGACAGCGTTTGCCCGACAGTCGGCGCCGTGATTGAGGGTGGCTTCGAGCCGGGGGTGTGGGATAGCGACTACGGCGACGTCTTATTCAGCCACGGCGATATCAGTCGCGGTCGCCAACTGATTTGGGAGCTATTTCCCGGCAAAGGGGACGATCTGACCTTTTACCTCTTCCACTACCACCAAATTCACCCCGAAAACCCCGGCTCGCTGTTGGAAATGTACGAAGACTTTTTCCAAATCCTGCCGGAATATCGCCGCTGCGATGTGGAGAAACTGCAATGGGGTAAGGCGACGTTTGGCTATATCCCCGGACGTTTTACGAGCAATGCTAGCGATCGCCGTACCGGTTACGATCGCGTTTTGGCGATCGGCGACGCCGCCTCTTTACAATCCCCCCTGATCTTCACCGGCTTTGGCTCCCTGGTGCGCAATCTGCCCCGCGTCACCGACCTGCTCCACACAGCCCTCCAATACGATCTGCTCTCGGGGGAAGATCTCAGCCGCATTAGCACTTACCAGAGCAATATTGCCGTCACCTGGTTATTCTCGCGGGGCATGATGGTTCCCACGGGCGAGTCGCTCTCCCCCGAGCGAGTGAATGCCATGCTCTCCACCTTCTTCGGCATTTTGGGGGAGGAGAGTCCTGCAGTGGCAGACGCTTTTGTCAAAGACCGAGCGGGTTGGATTCCGTTTACCCGCATGGCCCTCCGCGCCGCTCGACGCAATCCGGCACTGCTGGTCTGGATTTGGGAGATGGTGGGCTGGGAAGGAATGCTGCGCTGGCTGCCCTCCTATCTAGCTTTCACCCTCGGCGCGCTGCAGTCATTTTTGTTTGGCTGGGTTCCGGCGATCGCCCCTCGCCTCGAGGCGATCCTGCTGCCCCGCTATCCCCGCCTCTGGCACCGCCTGCAGGCTTGGAGCTATCTACTCACTTACGGTGTGGGCAATCCAGCCATGCGGTTTCAATTGCCTCCGCTGGCGGAGCTGGTGGAAGCAGAGCGCGAGGCCGAAGCCCCTAGCTCCGTTGGAGCTGACTCTGAAGGGGCTACCGTCAGTTGA
- the infB gene encoding translation initiation factor IF-2: MTQSSSHADPTSRHSAKVRIYDLSRELGRDNKDILDACDELGIVYKSHSSTISADDAVRIRERLGGAIAPSPRPNKPRKATTPQTKPPRQPERAPSGLQIVEVRKATSPSGTVSPPERPASPEHPSPIAPAAPSAKTAPPKAATPKSPTLAGPPPKPQEAKRAAKPLAAKPAAPKPEAQPPQAPAPTPAAKPTPPPVAKAPEVKPPTPAAPPTPPRRQVAKPLAQTERSVKPSRDDAARQSRDGDRSSKVAAKAKPAAPKKPQLVGAPTRPGVKAKIVQPARDRQTSAPAAPKKQLPELVGPPIRAKAVAAAAAAKAAGEQQDTEDIAAPVPELVAAPKRPPSRLTKRKPGAGSEDDEMAALKQPASRNTTKRKRRRGGGLASEDEGLEVDTELLSPAKQAELAALKPLPRPGAKPPSSGPRPTRTARQKTARPGRGRRDAKASKPVEPAVVEEVPTILELEGSLTVQELAARMKLPETEIIKVLFLKGVMANINQTLDVPTAEMVAVELGYEVEHKEIQAAATKTEMLDVEDIEHLLLRPPVVTIMGHVDHGKTTLLDSIRETKVAAGEAGGITQHIGAYHVDLTVEGEEKRVVFLDTPGHEAFTAMRARGTKVTDIAILVVAADDGVQPQTLEAISHAKAAEVPIVVAINKIDKEGANPDRVKQELAERGLVPEEWGGDIPMVGVSALAKQNLDELLEMLLLVAEVGELQANPDRPAKGTVIEANLDKARGPVATLLVQNGTLRVGDTLVAGSVMGRVKAMVDDRGDRVQEAGPSSAVEVLGMNDVPAAGDEFDVFAEDKQARQVAETRAAERRQSRLQQAMASRRVSLGSLSAQAQEGELKELNLILKADVQGSVEAILGSLEQLSQEEVQIRVLMAAPGEITETDIDLAAASSAIIVGFNTTLAPGSRAAADRYGVDIREYDIIYNLLEEITAAMEGLLEPEEVEEWLGRVEVRMLIQIGKGVVAGSYVQSGKVVRNSFVRVMRGGEQVYEGRIDSLKRFKEDVREVASGFECGIAIDKFNDWKEGDVMEVYQLVAKRRTLAAAK, from the coding sequence ATGACCCAATCCTCGTCCCACGCAGACCCCACTTCTCGCCACAGTGCTAAGGTTCGTATCTACGACCTGTCGCGAGAACTCGGTCGAGACAACAAAGATATTCTAGATGCGTGCGATGAGTTAGGGATTGTCTACAAGAGTCACAGCAGCACTATTAGTGCCGACGATGCTGTCCGCATTCGCGAGCGTCTTGGGGGGGCGATTGCCCCCTCCCCTCGGCCCAACAAACCTCGTAAAGCCACTACTCCCCAAACTAAGCCCCCGCGCCAGCCAGAGCGAGCCCCATCTGGCTTGCAAATTGTTGAAGTGCGCAAGGCTACCTCCCCAAGCGGAACAGTTTCGCCCCCCGAGCGACCGGCCAGCCCAGAGCACCCCAGTCCGATCGCCCCTGCAGCCCCTAGTGCGAAAACAGCACCCCCCAAGGCGGCTACTCCGAAATCTCCCACCCTCGCAGGGCCGCCACCCAAACCTCAAGAGGCTAAACGAGCCGCCAAACCCCTGGCGGCAAAACCTGCTGCGCCCAAGCCAGAAGCTCAACCCCCTCAAGCCCCAGCGCCAACGCCTGCAGCTAAGCCAACGCCTCCTCCTGTAGCCAAGGCTCCCGAGGTCAAGCCTCCTACGCCTGCGGCCCCTCCCACGCCACCCCGCCGTCAAGTAGCTAAACCCCTCGCCCAGACAGAACGCTCGGTCAAGCCCAGTCGTGACGATGCCGCGCGCCAATCTCGCGATGGCGATCGCAGTTCAAAAGTTGCTGCCAAAGCCAAGCCCGCCGCCCCCAAAAAACCTCAATTGGTAGGAGCCCCCACCCGTCCTGGAGTCAAGGCGAAGATTGTCCAACCGGCTCGCGATCGCCAGACATCGGCCCCCGCTGCCCCCAAAAAACAGCTACCAGAGCTGGTGGGACCGCCCATTCGAGCTAAAGCGGTGGCCGCCGCCGCTGCTGCTAAAGCAGCGGGAGAACAGCAAGACACTGAAGATATCGCGGCTCCCGTGCCGGAACTGGTCGCCGCCCCCAAGCGTCCCCCCAGCCGCCTGACCAAACGCAAGCCGGGTGCTGGCAGTGAAGATGACGAGATGGCAGCACTCAAGCAGCCCGCCTCTCGCAACACCACCAAGCGCAAGCGCCGTCGCGGCGGCGGTTTAGCCAGCGAGGACGAGGGACTGGAGGTCGACACCGAACTGCTGTCTCCCGCCAAGCAGGCGGAGCTAGCTGCACTCAAACCCTTACCCAGGCCGGGAGCTAAACCTCCCTCCAGCGGTCCGCGTCCCACCCGCACTGCCAGACAGAAAACTGCTAGGCCGGGACGAGGGCGCAGGGATGCTAAAGCCAGTAAGCCTGTCGAGCCTGCTGTAGTCGAGGAAGTTCCCACTATTTTGGAACTGGAGGGGAGTTTGACGGTGCAGGAATTGGCCGCACGGATGAAGCTGCCCGAAACCGAGATTATTAAGGTGCTGTTCTTGAAAGGGGTGATGGCCAATATTAACCAGACCCTCGATGTGCCAACCGCTGAAATGGTAGCGGTCGAGCTCGGCTACGAAGTCGAGCACAAAGAAATTCAAGCTGCTGCTACCAAGACCGAGATGTTGGATGTCGAAGATATCGAGCATTTGCTGCTGCGACCTCCGGTGGTCACCATCATGGGCCACGTCGACCACGGTAAAACGACTCTGCTCGACTCCATTCGCGAAACCAAGGTAGCAGCGGGCGAAGCGGGAGGGATTACCCAGCACATCGGTGCCTACCACGTCGATTTAACGGTGGAAGGAGAGGAAAAGCGGGTTGTCTTCTTGGATACCCCCGGTCACGAAGCGTTTACCGCAATGCGGGCACGCGGTACTAAAGTCACGGACATTGCCATTTTGGTGGTGGCTGCTGATGATGGCGTCCAGCCCCAAACCTTAGAGGCCATCAGTCATGCAAAAGCGGCAGAAGTGCCCATTGTGGTGGCGATTAACAAGATTGACAAAGAAGGGGCCAACCCCGATCGCGTCAAGCAAGAGTTGGCCGAACGCGGCCTCGTCCCCGAAGAATGGGGGGGAGATATCCCCATGGTGGGGGTGAGTGCGCTAGCCAAGCAGAATCTAGACGAATTGCTAGAGATGCTCTTGCTGGTGGCGGAAGTGGGCGAATTGCAAGCCAACCCCGATCGTCCGGCTAAAGGTACCGTGATTGAAGCCAATTTGGATAAAGCGCGCGGTCCTGTAGCCACCCTCTTGGTGCAAAACGGTACGTTACGGGTGGGCGATACTCTGGTGGCGGGCTCTGTCATGGGTCGGGTCAAGGCAATGGTGGACGATCGCGGCGATCGCGTGCAGGAAGCCGGTCCCTCTTCCGCTGTCGAGGTGCTGGGCATGAATGATGTGCCGGCGGCGGGTGACGAGTTCGATGTCTTTGCCGAAGATAAGCAGGCCCGTCAGGTGGCCGAGACCCGCGCTGCCGAGCGGCGGCAATCGCGCCTGCAGCAAGCAATGGCCTCCCGCCGCGTCAGCTTGGGCAGCCTGTCCGCCCAAGCTCAAGAGGGCGAGCTGAAGGAACTCAACCTCATTCTCAAAGCGGACGTACAGGGATCTGTCGAGGCGATTCTCGGCTCGTTGGAGCAGCTCTCGCAGGAAGAAGTGCAGATTCGCGTGTTGATGGCGGCTCCTGGAGAGATTACCGAGACCGATATTGACTTGGCCGCTGCCAGTAGTGCCATTATTGTGGGCTTCAACACCACCTTGGCTCCTGGCTCGCGGGCTGCCGCCGATCGCTATGGCGTCGATATTCGCGAGTACGACATCATCTACAACCTGCTCGAAGAAATCACGGCTGCCATGGAAGGTCTGTTAGAGCCCGAAGAGGTGGAAGAGTGGCTCGGTCGAGTGGAAGTGCGCATGTTGATTCAGATTGGCAAGGGAGTAGTGGCCGGAAGCTACGTCCAGAGCGGCAAGGTCGTCCGCAACTCTTTTGTGCGGGTGATGCGGGGGGGCGAACAGGTGTACGAAGGCCGCATCGATTCCCTCAAGCGATTTAAGGAAGATGTGCGCGAGGTGGCCTCTGGCTTCGAATGCGGCATTGCGATCGATAAGTTTAACGACTGGAAGGAGGGCGATGTGATGGAGGTCTACCAGTTAGTTGCCAAACGCCGCACGCTAGCTGCTGCCAAGTAA
- a CDS encoding TPM domain-containing protein — MTFIELAREKWMHDRASLIPAEFSELAPIITEIEANYGVRIYCITVPNFDGVSYRDYIAGVANTLFGELDEGEIVLVMSANGRWSVLVGENSPLTQYEVHQVIQAEAAAFFQKGYHYQGMQEAFPALEQKLAGSWEPPGTVQPTALTLITWGLLLAAIFLGLGVCVNQWFKGSHPHSLPQKSH, encoded by the coding sequence ATGACTTTCATTGAACTTGCACGCGAAAAATGGATGCACGATCGCGCCTCGCTTATTCCAGCCGAATTTTCGGAGCTGGCACCAATCATTACGGAGATCGAAGCAAATTATGGGGTTCGGATTTATTGCATCACTGTGCCAAACTTCGACGGTGTGAGCTATCGAGATTATATAGCAGGAGTTGCGAATACCCTGTTTGGGGAACTCGATGAAGGAGAGATTGTTTTGGTGATGTCTGCGAACGGCAGATGGTCAGTATTAGTAGGCGAGAACTCTCCCCTGACCCAATATGAAGTCCATCAAGTCATTCAAGCAGAGGCTGCGGCCTTTTTCCAGAAGGGATACCACTACCAAGGAATGCAAGAAGCATTTCCGGCTCTAGAACAGAAGCTAGCCGGGTCGTGGGAGCCGCCGGGTACGGTTCAGCCAACTGCTCTGACACTCATCACCTGGGGTCTGCTTCTAGCAGCTATCTTCCTCGGGCTGGGGGTCTGCGTCAATCAATGGTTCAAAGGTAGTCATCCACACTCCCTCCCTCAAAAGAGTCATTAA
- a CDS encoding YlxR family protein, translating into MPASQEPVRRCIACGKLAPRHEFFRVVRQFETGQVQLNRGMGRSAYICRELDCLRRSQKKNRLGKALRTPVPPEIYNELQMLFVLDSQIGDR; encoded by the coding sequence GTGCCTGCCAGTCAAGAGCCTGTTCGCCGCTGCATTGCTTGTGGCAAACTCGCCCCCCGCCACGAGTTTTTCCGCGTAGTGCGGCAGTTCGAGACCGGACAAGTGCAACTCAATCGGGGCATGGGTCGTTCGGCCTATATCTGCCGCGAGCTCGATTGTTTGCGACGCAGCCAAAAAAAGAACCGCCTCGGTAAAGCATTGCGCACTCCAGTGCCGCCAGAGATCTACAATGAATTACAGATGCTATTCGTGTTGGATTCACAGATCGGCGATCGCTAG
- a CDS encoding type II toxin-antitoxin system VapC family toxin, producing MSRPVRCVVDASIAIKLFIDREGSDRAEVLFAQLGNEPDTALYVPELFYAECANVLWQYVRRANYPAAEAKASSLRLAALALQTVAIPELVNEALDIAIAQNISAYDACYVELSERLRLPLVTADRKLIRSLQGTAYQIHSLATFLLPDRNK from the coding sequence ATGAGTAGACCTGTTCGATGTGTGGTCGATGCCAGCATTGCCATCAAACTCTTCATCGATCGGGAGGGGTCCGATAGAGCAGAAGTTCTATTTGCCCAACTCGGTAATGAACCAGACACCGCTTTGTATGTGCCAGAGCTGTTTTATGCCGAATGCGCTAATGTGCTTTGGCAGTATGTGCGACGGGCCAATTACCCTGCGGCTGAGGCAAAGGCCAGCTCACTCAGGCTTGCGGCACTGGCGCTCCAAACAGTTGCAATTCCAGAGCTTGTGAATGAAGCGCTAGACATTGCCATTGCTCAAAATATCTCAGCCTACGATGCCTGCTACGTTGAACTCTCCGAGCGTTTGCGCCTTCCTTTAGTGACAGCCGATCGCAAACTCATCCGATCGCTGCAGGGCACAGCCTACCAAATTCATTCTCTGGCAACGTTTTTGTTGCCGGATCGAAACAAGTAG